CATTACTTCCTAAGCGCTTGACCAAATCATGAGTATTATCCGTCTCATCGATATCAATGACATCATTGGTTGCATAGGAGAGAAAAGATGAAGTGGTCTGTTGGTCCAAGTCCCTGCGGTCAACGACAAAAATCGTCTTTTGGATGGATGGAATCTGGAGGAGATTCCGAGCCACCTTATAAGAAGTCAGAGTCTTTCCTGAACCTGTCGTATGCCAAACATAGCCTGATGCTTGCTGGCGTGAAGCTTCCTGCACCGCTTCGATAGCATGGATCTGATAAGGACGCAAGAGGATGAGAGATTTTTTGCTATCATCAATGACAGAATACTGCATGACCATCTGGTGAGCACGAGGGATAGAAAGTACTTCGTGGGCAAAGCTGGTCAAGTTTGTCACAGGATGATTGTCCTTATCTACCCACTTGGTTAGAAATTGCTTGTTGAGTTTATTTTCACGAGCTGCAGCGATATAGCGAGTATCTACTTTGTTGGTCACAACAAACATCTGCAAGCTAGAGTAGATACCACGGAATTTCCCTTCACGGTCATATTTTTTTATCTGATGAAAGGCATCGACAAATGCTGCTTGGGAACTCTTGAGCTCGATTTGAATCATGGGTAAGCCGTTAATGAGAAGAGTAACATCCAGTCTGCGGTCTTGATCCAGAGGATTTACTTTTTCGCGTTGGACTTGATTGACAACTTCGTAGCTAGACTTACCTGCTGCGATATTGTCACGCCAAATGACTGACAAACGGATGGTGCCTAGACTCGCATCTTCTCTTTGAACTTCGACTTTGGCAATGCCATTTTCACCGACCAACCACTTAGCAGCATCATAGTAGCTGACAAAGTTGAGTTGGTTCTGAATCTGGCGTTTTTCCTGATCAGTCAAGGGATGATCTGCTAGTAGAGCAACATTGTTTTGAGCCAGTTTCTCAAAGAAATTGTCCCATAGTTGTTCTTCTGTTTTGAGGTCTTCTCTATAAGTCCATTGACTTTCCCCAGTTACCAGTTGGGTGATTAGTTGTTCTTCTATCTCCAGTTCTGGTTTTACTTGCATCATTCTCTCCTTTAACGATGTTCTACTTTCTTCATTATAACATGTTTATCATTAAATTCCCCCTTCTTTTGCAAAATATGGTATAGTAGAATCATACTATCTATGAGGAGTTTACATGTCACAGGATAAGCAATTGAAAGCTGTTTCTCCCCTTCTACAGCAAGTCATCAATATCTCATCTATCGTCGGGGGAGTCGGCACCTTGATTTTCTGTATTTGGGCCTATCAGGCGGGTGTTTTACAGTCCAAGGAAACCCTATCGGCCTTTATCCAGCAAGCTGGGGTTTGGGGGCCACCACTCTTTATCTTTTTACAGATTCTACAAACCGTTGTTCCGATTATTCCGGGAGCTTTGACCTCAGTGGCTGGGGTCTTTATTTACGGCCACATCATTGGGACTATCTATAACTATATCGGCATCGTGATTGGCTGTGCCATTATCTTTTACCTCGTGCGCCTCTACGGAGCCGCCTTTGTCCAGTCAGTCGTCAGCAAGCGCACCTATGACAAATACATCGGCTGGCTTGATAAGGGCAATCGCTTCGATCGTTTCTTTATCTTTATGATGATTTGGCCAGTTAGCCCCGCTGACTTTCTCTGCATGCTGGCTGCCCTCACCAAGATGACCTTCAAGCGCTATATGATTATCATCATTTTGACCAAGCCCTTTACCCTAGTGGTTTATACTTATGGCTTGACCTATATTATTGATTTCTTCTGGCAGATGTTTTAAGAATCGAAAAATCCGTTTGGTTTCCCAAGCGGATATTTTCTTTGTTTTATTTTGCGACGCTTTTAGCGAGGACAAAGTTCCCAAGTGTTGCGGAGCCATTGCCTGCGACTGCTGGAGTCACGATATAGTCACGCACATCTGGTACTGGTAGGTAGCCATTGAGAAGAGCAGTGAATTTCTCACGCACACGGTCCAGCATGTGTTGTTGGGCCATAACCCCACCACCAAAGACGATCACATCTGGACGGAAAGTCACAGTAGCATTGACCGCAGCCTGAGCGATATAGTAGGCTTGAACATCCCAGACAGAGCTGTTGAGTTCGATGTTTTCGCCACGAACACCTGTACGAGCTTCTAGACTTGGTCCAGCCGCAAAGCCTTCCAAACAACCCTTATGGAAAGGACAGACGCCGTTAAATTCTTTTTCTACATCCATTGGGTGTTTAGCCACATAGTAGTGACCCATCTCAGGGTGACCGACACCACCGATAAACTCACCACGTTGGATAACACCTGCACCGATCCCTGTACCGATCGTGTAGTAAACCAAGTTTTCGATACGGCCACCAGCATTGTTACGAGCAACTACTTCACCATAGGCAGAGCTATTTACGTCTGTGGTGAAATACATGGGTACGTTGAGGGCACGACGGAGAGCCCCAAGTAGGTCTACATTTGCCCAGTGAGGTTTTGGAGTCGTTGTGATAAAGCCATAGGTTTTTGAGTTTTTGTCGATATCGATCGGACCAAATGAACCGACAGCAAGACCAGCAAGATTATCGAATTTTGAAAAGAACTCGATGGTTTTATCGATAGTCTCGATAGGAGTTGTTGTTGGAAATTGTGTTTTTTCCACAACATTAAAGTTTTCATCACCGACAGCACAGACAAACTTTGTACCGCCCGCTTCTAAGCTTCCATATAATTTTGTCATGATAAACCTCTTATCTTTGTTTTCTCTATTATAGCACATTTTAAAGGGCTAGATTTCTCAATATTTTAGATTTTCCTCTGTAAATCTTACCATCCAAGTAAAAACGAACAAACATAATATTTGTTCGTTTTATTTTTAAATCTGATTTTCGAAGAGGACTAGGCTTTCACTTCGATGATAGCGTCACCCTTGACAACTGAACCGCTTGCGACTGGTGTCACAGAAGCGTAGTCTGCTGTGTTGGTTACGATAACCATTGTTGTGTCGTCAAGACCTGCAGCAGCGATTTTGTTTGAGTCAAAGGTTCCGAGAACATCACCAGCTTTGACCTTGTCGCCTTGAGCAACTTTTTGTTCAAAGCCTTCACCGTTCATAGTCACCGTGTCGATACCAACGTGGATCAAGATTTCAGCTCCGTTTGCTGTCTTCAAACCGTAAGCATGTCCTGTAGCAAAGGCGATTGATACTTCTGCATCAGCTGGTGCGTAAACCACGCCTTGGCTTGGTTTCACTGCAATCCCTTGTCCCATTGCACCACTTGAAAAGACTGGGTCATCAACATTCTCAAGGGCAACTACGTCCCCAACGATTGGAGTTTGGATTGTTTCATTTTGAGGAGCTACTGGAATGTTACCAGTTGTTTCTTCTTGAACCAAACGTTCTGTCGCTACTTCACTAGCAACTTCTTCTTCGTCCTCGTAACCAAACATGTAAGTAAGTGCAAAACCAAGAACGAATGATACAGCTACCATAAGGATGTATTGGAATAATTGACCGTTACCAATGTACAACATTGTACCAGGGATGATGGTGATACCATTACCAGTACCAGCAAGACCAAGGATTGAAGCCAGTCCACCACCGATAGCACCAGCAATCAATGAAAGGAAGAATGGTTTACGGAAACGCAAGTTCACCCCGAAGATAGCAGGCTCTGTAATACCGAGGAAGGCAGAAAGAGCAGCTGGGAAAGCAAGTGTTTTCAGTTTAGGATTTTTAGTTTTGACACCAACGGCAACAGTTGCAGCCCCTTGAGCTGTCATAGCTGCAGTGATAATGGCGTTGAATGGGTTGGCATGATCGGCAGCAAGCAATTGCACTTCAAGCAAGTTGAAGATGTGGTGTACACCTGATACGACAATCAATTGGTGAACCCCACCAATCAAGAAACCACCAAGACCAA
This Streptococcus oralis DNA region includes the following protein-coding sequences:
- the scrK gene encoding fructokinase ScrK yields the protein MTKLYGSLEAGGTKFVCAVGDENFNVVEKTQFPTTTPIETIDKTIEFFSKFDNLAGLAVGSFGPIDIDKNSKTYGFITTTPKPHWANVDLLGALRRALNVPMYFTTDVNSSAYGEVVARNNAGGRIENLVYYTIGTGIGAGVIQRGEFIGGVGHPEMGHYYVAKHPMDVEKEFNGVCPFHKGCLEGFAAGPSLEARTGVRGENIELNSSVWDVQAYYIAQAAVNATVTFRPDVIVFGGGVMAQQHMLDRVREKFTALLNGYLPVPDVRDYIVTPAVAGNGSATLGNFVLAKSVAK
- a CDS encoding sucrose-specific PTS transporter subunit IIBC; this encodes MNNQDIAKKVIEALGGRENVNSVAHCATRLRVMVKDEGKINKEVIENLDKVQGAFFNSGQYQIIFGTGTVNKMYDEVVALGLPTSSKEDMKAEAAKQGNWFQRAIRTFGDVFVPIIPVIVATGLFMGLRGLMNALGMTLPEDVTIYSQILTDTAFIILPGLVVWSTFRVFGGNPAVGIVLGMMLVSGSLPNAWAVASGGEVTAMNFFGFIPVVGLQGSVLPAFIIGVVGAKFEKALRKVVPDVLDLLVTPFVTLLVMSILGLFVIGPVFHVVENYILIGTKAILGLPFGLGGFLIGGVHQLIVVSGVHHIFNLLEVQLLAADHANPFNAIITAAMTAQGAATVAVGVKTKNPKLKTLAFPAALSAFLGITEPAIFGVNLRFRKPFFLSLIAGAIGGGLASILGLAGTGNGITIIPGTMLYIGNGQLFQYILMVAVSFVLGFALTYMFGYEDEEEVASEVATERLVQEETTGNIPVAPQNETIQTPIVGDVVALENVDDPVFSSGAMGQGIAVKPSQGVVYAPADAEVSIAFATGHAYGLKTANGAEILIHVGIDTVTMNGEGFEQKVAQGDKVKAGDVLGTFDSNKIAAAGLDDTTMVIVTNTADYASVTPVASGSVVKGDAIIEVKA
- a CDS encoding TVP38/TMEM64 family protein; translated protein: MSQDKQLKAVSPLLQQVINISSIVGGVGTLIFCIWAYQAGVLQSKETLSAFIQQAGVWGPPLFIFLQILQTVVPIIPGALTSVAGVFIYGHIIGTIYNYIGIVIGCAIIFYLVRLYGAAFVQSVVSKRTYDKYIGWLDKGNRFDRFFIFMMIWPVSPADFLCMLAALTKMTFKRYMIIIILTKPFTLVVYTYGLTYIIDFFWQMF